Below is a window of Quercus robur chromosome 6, dhQueRobu3.1, whole genome shotgun sequence DNA.
tccgctgcatttagtttatttggtgatttgttggtgcctccacgATTTGTATGTAATTTGacataattaatcaacttgggtaattgaattaattaaacgTGATCAAGTTTTCTTAACCTAACATTGTAGAATACGACCGAAAAATGAGAAATGTACTACTTCGTTTGTAAAGACATTGATGACTATCTCTTATTCACTTTCAAAAACCGTTTTGTAGATACCAATTTTATGAACAAATTGTATAGCTCTTCTAGCATCCATCATTTCTAAAATAGCAATTAAATGATTCATTTatatgttttcaaattttttttttttgagaaacatatgttttcaattaaatcaattaaattgaataaaaatctcTATTTAcactgaaaattttaaaaaataaaaataaaatgctttGATGCTTTAAAATCAGCAGAAAACTAAAATCAAGTTTGTTTTCATATTGGTACTTTACATTTTATTATGGTCCTGcatgtttgatttgtttttatattagcCACGTGTTCCATTTATGTTAGTAAATTTGACTGTTAAGTGACAGATAAGTGTCATCCATTAAAGCACTTCACCCATATAATATCATCTCATTATGTGGtgatctataaaattatttttatatatttatttatttaaacaaatcaatGACTTATTAACAAAATTATGTGGCTAAAAATATACACACGTGATCTCTTTAATCACCACAtaatgagataaaaaaaaaaaaaaaaaacttcaaacatGTTTTGTAGgtactcaatttgtaacgaccccaaaatgatgttgggttcgtacgttaagggcccaaacaatataatttgtagagcgtgggcttgaaaggctaggccttggtcacctaacggtggttagtcatggtactCATACAGAAATAAATCATGTTCGCtcgagaagtctttctcctcggcatagcctgggaggctctggttcttggccttttttcccagtcCCTTTTcctggattgcttacttctttttttatattagcctttacTCTTCCTCCAACgcccacgtgtaggttcagttttccagggctgatacttgtcctattagcccatacccaaagtggttgggggtggttgtaaaagctgaaaagcattgctctgtctggcgtagagtatttaattgcagtaatgacagcctttcctttgtcctttgtcgccatattgtccaggggtcctttctccatcaacGTGGATGTGTTCGGTTTTTTCCAAAATTGTTTCTATACCGTTCTTGCCTTTTCTTTTAGGAGTGCCttggggatgccgaggacaggacCATCCTCGACTATGTCTCAAGgctatttggactttcattgtatgtcctcggttatatccctcctcggctcgggtcttgagccctaatgtaaagtgggccggggtcacaaATTTTCTGGTCCCACATGTTTAAAACCAAATTTTTCCTTAAGGTAATAACAATAACTGTGTGTTAGTATAAACGTACACCACGTTTATGCTAGGGATGtgatttacttttattgtttattcgCTTACCCATTGCTGTATATTTCGACGTGATAAGCTTGATATGATTTGTTCCtcgaaaagaaaaaataatagtttGATATGATTTAcacagtttttatttatttatttatttatttttttatgaaaggtACGTAGACTTGGAGATATCATAATGCAGGGCCCGGGGGTAGCTAGTTGCACAGCCAAGCCAATTCCTATCACCATCCAGGAAGCAATGGTTGAGGCAATGAGGCAGCCATCAAGGCTAGGAATTTGGGTTACAAGCAAATTTTGTTCCTTTGTGATAATCAAAGACCTGTCCAGGTTATCAACGGAAGGTGCACTCCCAACTGGCAGGAAAGATTTTTGATGGCAGATTGTGCTTATCTAGCCCAAAATGACACCAACTATCACGCACTGTTTGTTCCCAAGCTTGTTAATAGTTCTGTTAATAACCTAGCAAAGTTGGCTACTATAATGCCAATTCAAAGCTGCATGGTCAATCGGACCGTTTTGAAACCTGACTGTTTCTTTCTTGAAtggtatccaaaaaaaaaaaaaaaaaaaagctgtagACAGTTTTTAAGATGAATCAATTAAGTTGTTGACAACTTGACACTCGACATAAATATTATTGCTGTAGAGGGAATGTGAGTTAAATAGTTAATAGAGTCAAGTTGACAAAATTGAGATtcgaaaatgatatttttgattAAGGACATCCTATAATAATACCCTATAAAAGTATGGAGGACATCTAGTCttactcttcttttttaaaattgataatccTAGACTTCTAGACTAGTGGGGCATCTCATTTATTAGACAGAAAAAGGACTGAAACGCGGACAGGAGATGGTTCAATTGGTAAGGTTTGAACACTTCGTCTAACCTACTTAGATTCGAGTCTTGCCGTCAGCAGTCTTTCATTTTTGGGCATCCATAAGGATTAGCTGCATCTAAAAAGGATGAGTTTTAACCCGAAGGCTGGCATAGCTTAACTAACCcctatttttgttaaaaaaaaaaaagggactgaAACATTGCATTGACTTTTTGCATTAgatgttgcaacttgcaagggGTTTGGCCCATCATTATTGTGGCATtgattgcctttttttttttttttttttttttgaaaaaaaaaatcattttaaggaTTATAAGGTCTCATTTATATGTTAACGGTCTTGTAGTTAAATTGATACCTcccatgcacaaagtgtttgggagtttaagggAGAAAAGATTTGAGCTGCAGAGTTGGCAGCATGTTgtatttatcttttaaaaaaaatgtcatatgaGCATACAAGAGTGGAGAACATGCAAACAACGTGGAACTAAGTATAATATGCGTAGTGATAGACTGGTGGGGTAGCTGAAGAAAGAAATGAGGTTTAGTGCTTATATAGTGGTGTAGGATTGATTGAGACTCCATGAACGTAGGATCTTCCCTTGTAAGGAAGATACGGAGTTAATGCTCCGAGATCTCAAGGTTTAATTTTCCATATTTGGAGGATATGAATATGTAGAAGGATCTTGGGCCGAGGTGTGCAAGTTCTTTCCATATGGACATTTAGGCATGGAGAACATGCAATCGATATGGAGATGCTCGTTAGTATCATGGGTTGACAGACAAGTCACATCAACTATCTCATATCACTCAAGGTATGATGGTTCCTTAGAGACCAACGATGATTGTGAGCCTGAAGACCCAAAACGGAGCCTGACTAGGGAAACAAGGTGACATACTTCATTGATAAATCAAAACCCCTCAGAGGTCGAAGACTATTCATAGGCTGAAGACCCAAAATGGAGCCTGAACAGGGAAACAAGGCGACACACTTCATGATGACTGAAGACCCCTTAGAGGCTGAAGATCATTCATAagccaaaaacccaaaatgaaGCCTAACTAGGAAACAAGGCGACGCACTTTATTGATGACCAAAGACCCCTCAGAGGCCGAAAGATCCTTTATAGGCCGAAGATGCTTTTGGTGATTGAAAACTCTTTTGGTAAGCTCATGATGCTTTTGGTGATCGGTTCCGTGACCAAAGATGCTTTTGGTGACCCAAGATTCTCTTGGTGAGCTCATGATGCTTTTGGTGACCGAAAACACTTTTGGTGGCCGAAGACTCTTTTAGTAACCCCATGATGCTTTTGGTGATTGAAAACTCTTTTAGTGACCAAAAATGCTTTTAGTGACTGGAGACTTTAGGGTGCCAGAAAATTTTTTGggatgatgaaaatattttctatcagtgtccataaaatataaaagaaattaatttagGAAATAACTTagaagaacctttttttttttttttttttttgagaaagaagactaCTGCTATTATAAAAATCAGCCAGGTTCGGCAAAAAATACATCAACTAAGTGTGGTGGGACATCCTCCACCCACACCGACAAACCTCTGACATTTCTTGCATGTCTAGCTAGGTTATGGGCTATTCTATTACCACATCTACGTACATGGGAGAAGCTGATACTAGTGATTGGACTGAGTAAAGATTTTGCTGACTCCAACAGGTGGCCAAATGAAGAAAAGGAGGTTTCTTTGCTACGTAGAGAGTTAACCACTACCTCTGAATCTCCTTCCAAAACAAATTCAGTTATCCCCAGTTCTTGTGCAAAGATCAATGCCCTTGCCGCTGCCATGGCTTCCACGATATCCGATGAGAATGGCAAAGGAGCTTGTTCAGACAGCGAGGCAATCATACTTCCTTGACTATCATGCACGACCACACCCAGTCCAGCCTTACCCATCTCCGGGAAAGAGGCCCCATCAAAGTTCAGTTTAAAGCAATTCGGTGGAGGCGGGCACCACTGTGTGCGAGGCTGGGTTCGCTGCGTTGCTGAAGGTTGACTGAGGGACTGCTGGCTTTGTTGGAAGGTAGACAGTGCCTGAGTAGCTTGTTGGATGACCTATGAACGTGGAAAATCATTAGAGCTAACACGTAGCTGGTTACGTCGGTGCCAAATCGTCCACATCACCATGGTCATTAACtccaggtttttcttttttctcatgaaGCATGCTCATCAGGTCTTTGGTGCTTGAGATTGCATGTTGTCGCCGGTTTTCAAAACCTGGAATGGCCTCCCAAATCTCATCAAGCATAGCACATTCCCAAATAGCATGAAGTGTTGTCTCTGACTCCACACCACAGTGCTCGCATTTATCCTCCATTAAGATCTTCCTCCTCATTAGGTTGTGCTTTGCTGGTACAGCTTCCTTGCATACTCTCCACATGAAGTGCCGCACCTTGTTAGGGACATTAAGGCTCCAAATCTGCTTCCACAAGCCACTTTGCTGCTGCTGGTTGGTTGTAGGAACCTGCACAGAGTTAAGTGTAGTTAGAAATTTAGAACCCAAGTTTACAGTATACTTACCTGAGGGGGTAAAGGGCCAAATGATCTTATCCTCCACCGGAGTACGGCTTAAAGGAATGCTAAGAACTAGAGCAGCTTCTTCTGGAGACAAAAGTCCGTGTACTAAATGTAAGTCCCATGTTCTTGTGAGTGGGTTGATGAGGTCAGAGACTCTCCCCTCTTCAAAGCCTGGAACGATATCAGATAATACTCTTGGATGCTCCACTGATGGTAACTATGCATCGTTCCATATGCTAACTGCCTGTCCACAACCAATCCTCCATCTTGCACCCTTAAGAAGCACATCTCTGCCCTTTAAGATGCTATTCCAAGCGTGTGAACCGGTGCTAGATTCTTGTGCCTCCCAAAAATAgcataaattattataaaaggAAATCATCTTTGGGTcaaaaatttatctaatttatAGAGGATCACGGtgaaattattttgtgaatttgatcCGATATAATACGCCCTCTCACAATAGGGTGCACTCCACCAATGGGTTTTGACTTAGTCTTTTGTAAGATAGAGACATAATAATTGAGTGAACAAAGTAGTTTCTCACAATGATGATTGTCAtgggtttgttaatttttcaatcacaTTTGTGACGTGGTAGACACAATGTTACGAGGTTATGCTACTTATTCATATCACGAGGCAAATGGAAAAGAAACCTTATTAAGTATCATTAGAGAAAACAAATGGAGGCTGGGTTTGGATCCAGCTTTTTGCGTTTGCGTTTAcgtttcttcactttttttttttttttttttttttttttttttttttttttttctgctgcTGCGCACTCATTTAGGGAAcaacggctactgttcatgtgaACAGTAGCCGGTAATTGTTGACTTCTCAGTCTTTTTATTAGTtctgtgggtcccgtgaacagtgtatgggacccacaaatctcacttttgagtaattttttcattaaaattgggtcccacaatactattcacacatttaaaaattattttgctacagtgttttcagttttcagtttcaacaaaataagttctatccaaacagacccggAATGTCATTAGATATTCCTGAAATAGAACAATAAGTACTGTCATTTCACATAAATAGTAAATCACTAAATTTTACTATGCATTTAACTAGTGTTACTGTTGGTCATTTTAGTGTGAAATAAGACAGTAGCACATCGCTTGACTTCCAGAATATTGAGATTTACTCGAAACACAGCAATAATGACATCTTAAGGCTACAACTAGGCTTAActgtaaataagaaaaataaatacaaaggcAGTGAAATAAGGCTCAAGTACTTTTGTTAGTTTGTTGTCAAATGAAAAGACTACAATTACCCTTCCAGCTCTTTCCACTTTTTATTTCATCAGTCCTAAACCTTAGCCTAGGATAGGCCCACTAGAGGCCCAAACTTGGCCACCACTACCCCCAAAGGAGCCCCGATTTTAAGGCCCAGGTCAGATTGGTCAGTCCCAAACAATCTACAACCCAACAGGGCCAGGCCCACTGTTTGTAAGGGTCAATCCATCTTTATTGAGCTATGACTCTTCCTCTGCTGAAAACTGAGTGAGAAGTGGGAACATATTTATGGATTCCTCTTATTATTAAAGAGTCCGGTTAATGTATGTTCATAAGTACacattaattatctatttttaaaaatattttaagaaaaattaaaaaaaattatcaaaaaatttaatcactttttcatttttttcaaaaaaaaaaataatttactaatatatgtCCTAAAAGTATACATCAATCAAGCTTAacgagaccaaaaaaaaattgaaacccaaTTACTATAATTGTACGCATGTATTTGTTTCTTAGTATTCTTACCCATTTCTATTCCATCAAGCTTCTCGGGCTAGTAACtttctcatattttcattttgtgttgtccaaggaaaaaaaaaaaaaaaaaaagatataaattgTCCTTCTTGTCATCTACAGAAACGTGGTTTGTACATGATCTTGCATTGAGTTACAAGTGGCAATGCATGATTGGCTGGTGTCACTAACTTAGGCTTGTGCAGCACAATCTACACCACAAAACTAGTACTCTTGTCTACGTGCGTTATCTCCACCTTTAAGTTTATTCGAATTCTTTTGGCCACAAAAAtattgaggaggaataatggacTTTTTGAAGAAACCTTGATAATGATTGTCCACGATTCTTCTCGCCTGAAATTTCATTTTCGAAAAaacttgaataaaaaattatgaaagtcATAGGGGATAATGtaaacaaattattaattgatctagttttaaattaattaagtaatattgagttaaagaaaataaaaatttatatctaaCAATAGGAATGTTGTATCAATAATCATATGAGGTTTAGGAATGCTCAAAATTAAAGTGGTACTTTAGATTAAATAATAAGTTTGAACTTGGTGAGAGAGTGTATTTAAAATGTGTGTTTTATGTTTAACAATTAGTttgttgctaaaaaaaaaaaaaaaatcctagaagAGGTACCCGCTGTTCTTCATAGTTATCTCTCAAAAGCTCTACAAGTcctttaagtaaaataaaatcaagtcctttttattgaagaagaaaatgtacTTAGTATATCTAGgacctccattttttttttggggggtttttgGAGATCTCTTATTCTTTCTGGCAATGAATATAGGACAGTTCCACCTTGAAGTTAGGATGGTCACAGGGTCACCCTGATCtcgggaaaaaaaattattatatatatatatatatttaaaattttatgactttttgtatccttaaaaaaaatttatgaccaccttaaatttttttaagtccaaCACAATTAATCTTGCGACCAAGTTTGGTAATAATCTTGGTTGTAGATTAATactacaactccactcaatatttttttttattggatttgaattttgacaaattcacaattggattacattttttttttcttatatcctttatatttgcaaaattttaagaaaatcaaagatcaatagttatgttatcaattaaatgtttaaattttgagtttttgtaatctaaaattatacataaaaataagtttagggatcaaatagtaaataacatcagattgacatgaaatttgacatatgttttaagaatatacaattcaatgattatatttacaaaatttgtagtcatgttaatttgtttagtgagaattgtagccttaggctacaattaagtttgaaactaaactatgtccttaaactttgattccttaacaatatattaggtccttataaacaaaaggaaaaaaacacaagaagaaattcattaaactaaaattgtgaaaaatatgaaGCTTGTAGCATTAAAAATGAAACTATcatacaattttcaaaaaaaaatgtaagattgTATGTatttgcgtgtgtgtgtgtttttttgtcAATGTAtggaattttattattattaaattttgtataatttaagttttttaattagcACACTcgaaaaaatttataagttacCACCactaaatattgaaaatttcttaaatttggAGGATTGATTTGTGGAAAAGAAGACTATAGTatcataaattaataaatatatgatgataaTGCTCAAAACTTAAACTACtaacttaataataaaatatcaagaAAAGGCACCTCCATCCTGCTATTTTTAGATTGACAATGTTGATTCCATTTGGGGATTggtttttcatgttttgaagGGAATTCGTTATgtgaaaaatccaaaattatttttaactgataatttttttttgataatataaacaGGGACttagtaaagaagaaaaagctaTGTTATTGAACTACACAAATtcttaacataaaaaatatagtttaaataaataaaaaaacagtaaacaaaaaataaaaggagaaaaaaaggacatacacaaacacacaactCTTGTATTCCTTTAAGTTGAAAAATCTATTTCTTcgatgtttaaaaaaaaaaacacagacacacacaGAGACAAACACGCCACTCTCATATTCCTTTCTATATTTTTGGCTGGATTATATTATTCACATTCTCACTCTGTTAGTCCCCCCCTTGACAATGTCATGTTTCACCTGCATCACTCATTTAGACTAGTCTAGTTACCATTTCTGCACTCCACTGGCTGAGAGAGTTTCTCTGTCACTCTGTTGCTGAGAAACTCAAACAGTCACAACTCAAATTCCATTCTCATCaatacccttaaaaaaaaaaattttaataaaaaatcctCACTTTTCTCACCTCCCAAACATGGACTTAACCACCAACCTCCACCGCCTCCACCTCAACTCCACCTTCCTCACCGGCTCACCACTTCTCAATTCCCACAAACCCATTTTCAAAACCCGTTTCCAAACCTCAAACACCctcaaagtttcaaattttatcaACCCCAGAATCCCAAATTCCAAAATCATTGCCTCCCAATTATCAGCCGTAGCCGTTGAAAAGCAAACCGAAACCTCAACCGAAGAAACCGACATCGAGTCCTTGTTCTCCAACACCTCAGTGGACCAAAAAAGAGCTAACAATAAGCAATCCAATACAGGTGCTTCTAGTATTTCATCTGGGGTTAAGCTTGAAAATGTGACCAAGAGCTATAAGGGTGTCACAGTATTGAAAAACGTGACCTGGGAAGTGAAAAAAGGTGAAAAAGTTGGATTGGTAGGTGTAAATGGAGCAGGGAAAACGACCCAGATGAGAATTATAGCTGGTCTTGAAGAACCGGATGGTGGGAATGTGATTAAATCGAAAATGAATTTAAAGATTGCATTTTTGAGCCAAGAGTTTGAGGTTTCATTGAGTAGGACTGTGAGGGAGGAGTTTCTGAGTGCGTTCAAGGAGGAGATGGAGATAGCTGGGAAGTTAGAGAAAGTGCAGAAGGCTTTGGAAGGTGCTGTGGAGGATATGGAGCTGATGGGGAGGCTATTGGATGAGTTTGATTTGCTTCAGAGGAGAGGACAGGCAGTGGACTTGGCTCAGGTGGATGCTAAGGTCAGTAAGTTGATGCCGGAGCTTGGGTTTTCGCCCGAGGATTCAGATAGGTTGGTGGCATCGTTTAGTAGCGGGTGGCAGATGAGGATGTCACTTGGGAAGATTTTACTTCAGGTATACTCTTTTTTTGTGTCTTGGATTGGATAATATGTCATAGTTGGTGTAGGAGGATGAATTATGGTTTATGTATGGATAAGTCTTTTGTTCCGTGCCTTTTCTGCTTGCTTTATCATGCAACTATAGTTTATTTTCCAATAAAATGCTGTTAGGAAATTGAATTATGGTTTATGTATTAATAAGTTGGTTGTTCTGGGCTTTTTCTGCTTACTTTATTATGCAACTATAGTTTATTTGCCAACAAAATGCTGTGAGGAGGAATTGCTGGGTGGTGTTTCAAAGACAAGTTGATGTATGAGCAATTGGAATTCATCATTTGTGAATTTATATTTCCTTTATGTTGTGTGTTCCATTTATGGCTATATGTTACTCTTTGATGTGAGGTCAATTGCATGTATATAGTGGACTAAGTGATATTATTAGTGGAAATGGACAACTTTCCTGAATCACTTTTTTACCACTTGGGAAGATTTTAATTCAGGTATACtccattttttatctttttgggtGATATGTAACTTTAGTGTAGGAGATTGAAATTGAACTATGCTTTATGTATGGATAAGTTTGTTGTTCtgtattcatcaaaaaaaaaaatgttgctcTGTGCTTTTTCTGCTTGCTTTAATATGAAAATATGGTTTATTTGCCAACAAAATGCTGTGATGAGGAGGAGGAGTTGTTGTGTGGTATAAGAAACAAGTTGATGAATGAGCAATTGGAATTCTTCTTTAAGGGCTTGCATTTGACCAATCTTTCTTCtaataaattttactttaaaaaaaaaaaagcaatgggAATTCATCATTAGTGAGTTTCTATTTCCACAGAATTTTATGTTCCATCAGTGTATGGCTAAATGTTACTTTTCAATGTGAGGTCAATCACATGTATAAAGTGGACTAAGTGATATCATTAGAGGAAATGGACCACTCTTCTGAATCTCGTTATTACCAATTTACGCTGGAATTTTTCCATGCCTAATGAAagtcattttgttttttgtatgcTTGCTCTTGGTAATATGCATGGGTTATACAGTCTGAATTACAATTGATGCTGGTCAATTGTTTACATATAAGGCATGCATTAAATGTACTGGTTTACAGTGTGATTGTTGTCTCGTGTCTTTCTCTGCAGGAGCCAGATTTGTTACTCTTGGATGAGCCTACAAATCACCTTGACCTTGATACGATTGAGTGGCTTGAAGGTTATCTCAGTAAGCAAGACGTGCCAATGGTTATCATATCTCATGACAGAGCTTTTCTTGATCAACTGTGTACAAAAATCGTGGAGACTGATATGGGTGTCTCCAGGACATTTCAGGGAAATTATTCCCAGTATATCATTTCAAAGGCAGAATGGGTTGAAGCACAGTATGCTGCATGGGAGAAGCAGCAAAAGGAAATTGAGCATACAAAAGACTTAATAAGCAGGTTAGGTGCTGGAGCAAATTCCGGACGTGCCTCTTCTGCTGAAAAGGTACATTTAGATTTACTGAGCTTGTGAAT
It encodes the following:
- the LOC126733250 gene encoding ABC transporter F family member 5, producing MDLTTNLHRLHLNSTFLTGSPLLNSHKPIFKTRFQTSNTLKVSNFINPRIPNSKIIASQLSAVAVEKQTETSTEETDIESLFSNTSVDQKRANNKQSNTGASSISSGVKLENVTKSYKGVTVLKNVTWEVKKGEKVGLVGVNGAGKTTQMRIIAGLEEPDGGNVIKSKMNLKIAFLSQEFEVSLSRTVREEFLSAFKEEMEIAGKLEKVQKALEGAVEDMELMGRLLDEFDLLQRRGQAVDLAQVDAKVSKLMPELGFSPEDSDRLVASFSSGWQMRMSLGKILLQEPDLLLLDEPTNHLDLDTIEWLEGYLSKQDVPMVIISHDRAFLDQLCTKIVETDMGVSRTFQGNYSQYIISKAEWVEAQYAAWEKQQKEIEHTKDLISRLGAGANSGRASSAEKKLERLQEEELVEKPFQRKQMKIRFPERGRSGRSVVTINNLEFGFGDKVLFNKANLTIERGEKLAIIGPNGCGKSTLLKLIMGLEKPRGGEVLLGEHNVLPNYFEQNQAEALDLNKTVLETVVEAAEDWRSDDIKGLLGRCNFKADMLDRNVSLLSGGEKARLAFCKFMVKPSSLLVLDEPTNHLDIPSKEMLEEAINEYQGTVITVSHDRYFIKQIVNRVVEVKDSNLQDYAGDYNYYLEKNLDARMRELEREAELEEKAPKIKAKSKMSKAEKEALKKQKRQAFQQAKQKSKGTKNSKRWN